In the genome of Nycticebus coucang isolate mNycCou1 chromosome 12, mNycCou1.pri, whole genome shotgun sequence, one region contains:
- the LOC128561346 gene encoding histone H4: MSGRGKGGKGLGKGGAKRHRKVLRDNIQGITKPAIRRLARRGGVKRISGLIYEETRGVLKVFLENVIRDAVTYTEHAKRKTVTAMDVVYALKRQGRTLYGFGG, from the coding sequence ATGTCTGGGCGAGGTAAAGGCGGCAAAGGACTGGGTAAAGGAGGCGCAAAGCGCCACCGGAAAGTCTTACGCGACAACATCCAAGGCATTACGAAACCTGCCATTCGCCGTCTAGCTCGCCGTGGTGGTGTGAAGCGCATCTCTGGGCTCATCTACGAGGAGACCCGGGGAGTGCTCAAAGTCTTTCTGGAGAACGTGATCCGGGATGCTGTAACTTACACTGAGCACGCTAAGCGCAAGACGGTCACTGCTATGGACGTGGTGTATGCCTTAAAGCGGCAGGGGCGCACCCTCTACGGGTTTGGCGGCTGA